A segment of the Candidatus Delongbacteria bacterium genome:
CACTCGCATAAAGTTCTTGATTAAAACCTTTATATTTATCTTGAGAAACAAATTTCAATTCTGCTCTTTCAAGATCAAACTCATATACTTTTCTAGGAATTGAATAGGACTGAATTGAAAATTTCAGACATGCTGATTTAAATTCATTTTTATACAATGTTATTTCATAAAAAGGGTAATCAATATCTAGTTTAATTTCTTTTATTTCGTCTGTCGTTGTATTGATATACCTGATTTTTTGTTTACCGTTATGAAAGACTTTAAAAACCAAATAATCTTTAAATTGTCTTACAGAATAATCTAATTCCCAAACATTTTGAGCAGTAAAGTAAGTATCTTCACTATGCGGAATAATCTCCTGCCAATATTGCTTTTCCGTTTTATCTAAACTTGTTTTCATCAATTTGAAATTGGGTGCATTATCGGTATTGCATATGATATAGAAATACCCATCAAAACAAAACGGCTTGTATTGTTCGCCTTCAACTAATGGTGAAAATATTTTAAATTCTGCGTCTGGTTGATTATACTCCATAAACCTGTATTCACTGCTTTTACTACTGGTTCTATCCAAATAGATAAAATTTCCATCTTCTGATTTGGCAACTGTTAGAAAAATTCCATTTGCTTCATCAGCTTCATAATGGATAACCTCATCCTCTTTTTGTTCTGTACCGATTATATGTTTTTTTACAGAGCTCCAGCGGAATTTTCCATAATCATCGGATGATTCATATAAAAAGGCCTTGGAATTACTTAACCAGATCAGTGGTCCGCTATAGGTCAGCTCTTCGAGAAACGATTTACTATCAACATCAAGAATAAAAGTTGTAAATATTTCCAACCCTTGTAAATCAACCACAAATAATAAATAATTTCTGTCAGGACTATAACAAAT
Coding sequences within it:
- a CDS encoding S9 family peptidase; amino-acid sequence: ICYSPDRNYLLFVVDLQGLEIFTTFILDVDSKSFLEELTYSGPLIWLSNSKAFLYESSDDYGKFRWSSVKKHIIGTEQKEDEVIHYEADEANGIFLTVAKSEDGNFIYLDRTSSKSSEYRFMEYNQPDAEFKIFSPLVEGEQYKPFCFDGYFYIICNTDNAPNFKLMKTSLDKTEKQYWQEIIPHSEDTYFTAQNVWELDYSVRQFKDYLVFKVFHNGKQKIRYINTTTDEIKEIKLDIDYPFYEITLYKNEFKSACLKFSIQSYSIPRKVYEFDLERAELKFVSQDKYKGFNQELYASEIVWATSPEGIKIPISLFYRKDLFKKDGTNPFFLEAYGAYGAHDYEYFDSKKLSLVDRGFVCGEAHVRGGGYLGKQWHLDGIGRNRVNRFKDFITCSEYLIQEKYTTSDKLVAYGRSAGGQIMGAVLNMRPDLYKCVLVIVPGMDVLNAFYDKGWHLINDEIPEEGDIENKKDFEAMLARDPYYQIKATNFPHVFTTASLNDSRAYFWRPLKWFCKLREFNTGNNIQIIKTEDTGHWSGTDKYSGENHFAELYAFAIWVLGK